ggaagattaactcccagttgagtcaagtgattatgatacccagacattttgagtatatgttcactgacagaactattctcctctattttgcagctatagaacttattggagacttcatatctatcaatccgggcatttgcttgaaatattaacttcaactcctggaacatctcatatgctccatgacgttcaaaacgtcgttgaagtcccggttctaagccataaagcatggcacactgaactatccagtagtcatcagctttgctctgccaggcgttcacaacgtccggcgttgctcctgcagcgggtcttgcacctagcggtgcttccaggacgtaattcttctgtgcagcaatgaggataatcctcgagttacggacccaatccgtgtagttgctaccatcatgtttcaacttagctttctctaggaacgcattaaaattcaaaggaacagtagcacgggccattgatctacaacaacatagatatgcaaaatactatcaggtactaagttcatgacaaattaaagttcaattaatcatattactaaagaactcccacttagatagacatccctctaatcatctaagtgatcacgtgatccaaatcaactaaaccatgtccgatcatcacgtgagatggagtagttttcaatggtgaacatcactatgttgatcatatctactatatgattcacgcttggcctttcggtctcagtgttccgaggccatatctgcatatgctaggctcgtcaagtttaacccgagtattctgcgtgtgcaaaactggcttgcacccgttgtatgtgaatgtagagcttatcacacccgatcatcacgtggtgtctcggcacaacgaactgtcgcaatggtgcatactcagggagaacacttataccttgaaatttagtgagagatcatcttataatgctactgccgaactaagcaaaataagatgcataaaggataaacatcacatgcaatcaatataagtgatatgatatggccatcatcatcttgtgcctttgatctccatctccaaagcaccgtcatgatcaccatcgtcaccggcttgacaccttgatctccatcgaagaatcattgtcgtctcgccaactattgcttctacgactattgctaccgcttagtgataaagtaaagcaattacatggcgattgcatttcatacaataaagcgacaaccatatggctcctgccagttgccgataactgttacaaaacatgatcatctcatacaacaaattatatatcatcacgtgttgaccatatcacatcacaacatgccctgcaaaaacaagttagacgtcctctacttgttgttgcaaatttttacgtggctgctatgggcttagcaagaaccgttcttacctacacatcaaaaaccacaacgatttttcatcaagtgtgttgttttaaccttcaacaaggaccgggcgtagtcacactcgattcaactaaagttgtagaaacagacacccagtagccacctgtgtgcgaagcacggcggtagaaccagtctcatgaacacggtcatgtaTTGTCGgcctgggccgcttcatccaacaataccgccaaatcaaagtatggcatgctggtaagcagtatgactattatcgcccacaactctttgtgttctactcgtgcatataagatatgcatctacgcataggcctggctcggatgccactgttggggaacgcagtaatttcaaaaaaattcctacgaacacgcaagatccatctaggtgatgcatagcaacgagcgggagagtgtgtccatgtatcctcgtagaccgaaagacgaagcgttaagtaacgcggttgatgtaatcgaacgtcttcgcgatccaaccgatcaagtaccgaacgcacggcacttccgtgatctgcacacgttcagctcggtgacgtccctcgaactctagatccagctgaggccaagggagagtttcgtcggcacgacagcgtggcgacggtgatgatgaagttaccggcgcagggcttcgcctaagcactgcaatgatatgaccgaggtggaaatctgtggaggggggaacgcacacggctaagaaatcaacttgtgtgtctatggggtgcccccctcccccgtatacaaaggagtggaggagggggccggccggcctcatggggcgcgccccaaggggtggaatcctactcctactaggagtaggtttccccctttcctagtccaactaggaggggaaggaaggggaagagggagagaaggaaagggggccggccccctccccaattcggattgggcttggggggcgcctccacctggccgcctcgtcctctcttccactaaggcccataaaggcccattaaccccccgggggttccggtaaccccccggtactccggaaaatgcccgaacctatctgaaacctttccggtgtccatacataaccttccaatatatcaatcttcatgtctcgaccatttcgagactcctcgtcatgtccgtgatcacatccaggactccgaactaccttcggtgcatcaaatcacataactcataatacatatcgtcatcgaacgttaagcgtgcgaaccctacgggttcgagaactatgtagacatgaccgagactcatctccgatcaataaccaatagcggaacctggatgctcctATTGGTCctgcatattctacgaagatctttatcggtcaaaccgcataagaacatacgttgttccctttgtcatcagtatgttacttgcccgagattcgatcgtcggtatcatcataccttgTTTAATCTcattgccggcaagtctctttactcgttccgtaatgcatgatcccgcaactaactcattagttacattgcttgcaaggcttatagtgatgtgcattaccgagagggcccagagatacctctccaatacacggagtgacaaatcctaatctcgatctatgccaactcaacaaacaccatcggagacacctgtagaacatctttataatcacccggttacgttgtgacgtttgatagcacactaagtgttcctccaatattcgggagttgcataatctcatagtcataggaacatgtataagtcatgaagaaagcaatagcaataaactaaacgatcatagtgctaagctaacggatgggtcatgtcaatcacatcattctctaatgatgtgatcccgttcatcaaatgacaactcatgtctatggctaggaaacttaaccatctttgattaacgagctagtcaagtagaggcatactagtgacactctgtttgtctatgtattcacacatgtactaagttttcggttaatacaattctagcatgaataataaacatttatcatgatataaggaaatataaataacaactttattattgcctctagggcatatttccttcaagaggACGGAGGGTCCTCTCCGACAACAGTTTGGTGGGGTGGTGCGATGAAATCCAGTGATTTCTTCTAGGTGTCACGTGTTCGCTTGTTGTCGGCGGCCTTGATGGTGTCTTGCGGTGGTCTGGCCTCTCTTATGCTTATTCTAGGCGGTTTGTTGGAGACGAATAGTAGTGCTTTTATCAGCATGTTTGAGGGTTTCCTTAGCAACATGTATTATTCAGTAGTGTGGCTTTATATTTATAAAGCGGACAAAAGATTGTTTTGTGAGAGAGAGAATAAAAGAAGGGTAAAATAGGTAAATCTAAAAGGACCAACAGTGGAAAACCGTCTATGCACCAACCAACCACTTGCGCGGTTATCATGTTTCCAGAAAAGGCGAGTGTAGCCGTAAAGGTATACATCTACCTGTCATCAGATGACAAAATTAATTCATTTAATTTCTTTTGGTATGCGGCGATTCGTCGCATCAGGCATCTATCTATCATATGGTTGATGGCATCAGGCAGGCATTAAGGACAAAGCATCTAGAGTATGTTGGAAACCTGGGACATCAAGAGTTTATATAGTATCTTTTACTAACAACTTGGCATAGCTGTGATTTGTTTGCTGAACCAAATTATTGTTATTTAACCTCTCAAATTGTTTGGATGGCTTATTAGGAAAGTGAAGGGTTGGGTGTTGGATCTATCCTCCCCAGTGATAGGGACGATTTCTTTTAAAAACTCTGACAAGTGGAGTTTAGATACTCTGGATCAACCTTGTCTGCAAGTGCTCGGGTTAATCGATAACTCTGTTTTCAACGGTTTAATAAAAGGATAGTCTTTCCATAGTAAATATATTAATCTCTTTCCGGTGAATTTGCAGTTTTCTGCATTTTGTTACCTACCAGTTACTATTTTCTATAATTCTAAAAAGAAACTTATTCCGTACTATTTTGTACCACCATGTTGCATGCTGTGTACCTGTAGTGCTACTTGTTCCAACGCTTATGAGCTGAGCTATGATATTACTTTGAAGTCTATCTTTGACATGTTGGATTACACCTGCTGAAGAATGTACAGAAAACAGTATACATCCTATGTGCCCCATCCTTCCCTGTCTCTGAACTTCATTCTTCCTTCAGAGACAGGCCTTGATCGCTCAGGACTCCCCAGAGCATCGCGTAGCAGCGCCTTGTTTCCGCTTTGTTCTTGATTCACCTGTTCCCTACAAATTTGATCAAGCATATGTTTCAGGGACAGGGGAACCAATGTGGCATCAAGCACAGTTAATCAGCATCAACTGGGCATCTAAAACATTGATGCTTAATGCTCTCGGGGTTGCGACAAAGAGAACACTTCTTTCTTAAAAGATTATCTTTCGTGAGATGATAACACCTAAACTTCCATCTAGAACTTCGCCGAAACCTGACACCATCATTAGATTTCTCAGTATCTTCCAAGACAATGAATGTACTGAAAAATCCTTACCAGTAGAGATGTCCCAAACCAACCTTTCGTCATCATAAGATATTTCACTATCTTCACGTTGCCGACTAATCCTCAATCAGGCATCACACCAGATTATACATCCTCGGGTGCAGAGCAAAACAAAAATTTACTAAAGCAAAAATAAAGTTACTCTATAACATGTCAGCCATGCAAACTCTTTATCTGCGTCCGCGTACATCGTGTCCATAGAAAATGAATTATCATGTTTTTCTTGTTTATCTGCTCATAAAAATGAAATCAGTCTAAGCATTGTATTTGATAGGTACAAACATACTCATACAGAAATAGACTTCAATTCTTGTAAATTAACCTGCCGTCGATTTACCAAATATCCTACAAAGTTCCAACTAACAAAACCGATACAAAGATGTAAATCTTCAAATCAGCAAGTTGTAAGAGCAAGGTTTTCATAAAGTAAATATCCATGTCGTAAGATTACAATTTCAATCTGTAGAAAGATTTTCTGCTGGATGCCTAGGCAATGCATCGCAGCAGGCATCAATCATGGATCAGGGCATCAGGCATCAAGGACATAAGCATATATGTTGGATACCTAGGACATAAAGAGTTTATCCTTCAACGACTTGACATAGCTGTGATTGGTTAGCTCAATCAAATCAGTAATTTTACTGTTGAATTTTTTGGATGGTTGATCAGGAAAGTGAATAAGAAACACTTGGATGTTGGACCTACCCCCTGTGGTAGTGACAATTTCTTTAGTTTATTCACAAGTGGAGTTCAGATATTTTGTAGATCGAACCTGCCAGCAAGTGAATTTATACGCTTGATatttactccctctgtaaactaatataagagcgtttagatcactaaagtagtgatctaaacactcttatattactttacggagggagtattttctTTACCGATAACTTCACTTTCTGTTGTTTGATAAGAGGATACCCCTCTTTAGTAAAAATCTATTATTTCACTTTCTCGGTGAAGCTGCAGCTCTCTGCAGAGTGTTGGCTATCTATTACCAGTTTTATTACTACTTTCCGGATCAGACTGAATAGGCACCACTTGTTGATTTTCTACTTCCTTAGTACAGTCTGTGCATTGGTTATTGAGTATGACAGCTGAGCAGCCCCTGTTAATATTCAGCTCCCGATAAGTAATCAACATTAAACTAGCTGATGGGAGAGCCATCTCTCCAGAGGACTTTCTGAAGATTATCTTACCCAAATTACAACTCACATCATGAAAAAAACTGAACAGTTGTAGCTTTCTTCCAGAGATGGCAAATCACAAAAAGTTCAAGTGCTGGCATAGCTAATAAGTTGTATGTTTTGAGAAATATGTTTATGGAGGTGTAGTGGGAGCTTTCTACTGTGAATGCTTGGCAGAGCATTATGACAGGACAATGACAAGTTGACAGCAACTAAACAGgaacaacctttattatgcatcTCAACTTCTCAACAATGCCCCAACAGAATGCCTCACCTCATGtaggaaaaaatatattttgtaCAAAGAACACGCGCATGTAAAATAGGATCGTTCCAGCTGAAAACCGGACGAATTCGCAGAACCAAAACTAAATACTCAAGATTCCAAAACCTACTCTAGCTGCTGCTGGTGGTCATCTCCGTGCCAGGCCCAGACTATGTCCTTCAGCGCTGGCCGGATGTCCTCCAATAGCTCCCGGTACTCCAGCGGATCACCACTTGTTTGTTTCATCTCAATGAGGTGGTGGGAAGGTGTGATCTCGAAGATCTCCATGTCTAACTGTACAGCACCATTCCTTCCCTCCTTCCTCGCTTGCATCTTCACCACGCCATTGTCCTTCTTCCTTACCCTGAGATTCAGCGCCTTCGCAACATATTCCAGCTTCGAGATGATGGTTGAAGCAGGCTTGTCTGAAGTGAACCTTGTCTCCTTTCTGCAGTCCTCTTGGATGAATAGGCCGGACAGGTCAAACCCCGTGGAGAAGGAGATGATCTCAAAGGCATTTAAGTTTGTCACCATTAGGGGCTTCACATCTTCATGAGTGTTCTTCCTTGGCCTCACACCAGCTGTAGGAGGAGCATTTGTGATGACATTCTCACTGGGAGTTCTCTCCTTCACTGCAAGGGTGCCCCTTGGACCTTTCCGGAACCAGGTAGACTCTTTTATCTTCTGGATAGATGCCCTGGTGCTTGGATTGGGGTCCAGGATCTTGAGCAAGAGCTTCTGGAGTTTGTGTGAGAACCAGCCGGGGCACCTGAAATCTCCTTGCTCAATCTTCCGGTACATGTCCATCAAGTTGGAACCATGGAAAGGGAGATAACCAGCAACAAGAACAAAAAGGATAACACCACAAGACCAGATATCTGATTTTGCACCATCGTAACCTGTCTTGCTGATGACCTCCGGAGCTACATATGCGGGTGTTCCGCAGGTGGTGTGGAGCAAGCCATCTTGCCTCTTTGACTCTGAAAGGGCGCTCAATCCAAAATCCGAGACCTTAAGGTTCTCATTCTCATCCAGGAGCAGGTTCTCCAGCTTGAGATCCCGGTGATACACGCCTTGGCTGTGGCAGTAATCCACTGCACTGATGAGCTGCTGGAAATACTTATGTGCAGCACCCTCTGTGAGCTTGCCACTCTTTGCAACCTTGTCAAAGAGCTCACCGCCTTTCACATACTCCATGACAAAGTATATTTTGTTTCGTGTCGCCATGACCTCATGAAGCTGAACAATGTTCTTGTGTGCCACCAACCGCATGGTTGTGACCTCACGCCTGATTTGCTCCGAGAGCCCAACCTTGAGCACCTTCTCCTTGTCCAGCATCTTTATGGCGACGCTTCGGTTCGACTCTAGGCTCCTTGCATAGTGCACCTTGCCGAATGTTCCTTTCCCCAACAATCTTCCCAGCTCGTACCGCTCCATTAGAATCTTCCCTCTGTTTGCCATGGCTTCAAGCTGCATAAAACCACAGCCTATATTGCGGCTATAATTCAAATGGACTGCAGCACTTCAACCATCCTCTCCAAGGTAGTCTTGATCCACCACAGTGAACAACACTCTCATGTCTTTGTCTCGACGGAGTCTAGATGGTGCAGAGATGATGCAAACAAGATGGTTGCTCGCATAAAGAGTCGACCAACTCAGCTCCTGTGGAGAAGCGGCAATCTCCTTTATCACGCAGGTGAAGTTTCTTCTAAGCAAGCACATCTTTCAGCATTCCCCGAGGCTTTGAGTGCTTGTTCTGTATTGGAGTTCTCTgcaaataagaaaataaatcttCAGATTCTGCAATTGAAAATTCAAAATATGCCTTTGTATGGATTACTGAAGAAATAACAAAACATTTATTGGTTGGTTTTACAACTAGAGGATACAGAAGAATGGTGAATCAAACTAAATTCTCGCATAATCTTTAGAGGAAACAATCTGGCAGGATCAGGGACATGGTGGTTTATATGAAACAAAACATTTGTTCTGTGCACACGGCAAACTAGAACCAACAGAAAACATATCTGTAATTCTTCTTATTTTATTATTACTTTAGAATCAAGGCTGCATACTTGTGCAGAAAAGTGTAAACATAGGTATGAAGAAAAGTCAGAGTTCAGAAGCAACTCGCTGGTTCTCTGGATCTTTACCGCTTGGGGAAAAAAATCGTATGTATTTCTAACAAACTATAGACATTGTAGAAACATAACACGGTCAACAAATTCATCATGGAGAAAAAGGCCAAATAAGTTTAATTTTGCAGAGAATTGCGCTATTCCTCCATCCAATCCTAAAACTGAGAGCATAACAACTTGCAAATTCCTAGATCCATCCAACCGCAGGAATGCACCGCCGTACTCGGCTGAAAGCGGCCTCGCCGACAATTAAAAGGCCGTAAATTTGGCTCATATGTGCCCAAACTCTGGTAGACGGGAAAGAATTTCTTCTCCAGTGATTCGCCCTTGGCAAAACTGAAGAAGACGCACAAACTAGCCAACAAGGATGCCTACATCGACGGCTCGCATTGAGGCTGAACGGAATCAAAGAACATCAAAGAACGGGGAGGGGTTGCGTACCTTCCGGCGGCGCCAAGAGGGGAGGCTCCGGATCCAAGCCGGGACCTCGAGGCAGTTCTCTCTGTGTCTGTGCCTCTGTGTGAGTTGCTGGAGTTTTGTTTTGGGGTGTGTGCTTgtggaggaggaggccgctcTTCTTATATAAAGCGGAGCAGAGCAGAGCAGGGCAGGGGAGGAGCCGCCGgagggaaggggcgagggaggagaagaagctagtTTTGGTGGATTTGACCAAGATGCCCCCGGTGCGTTTCCTGGGCACCGCATCGCAGAGGGGCATATTCCTGGTAGAGTGGTACAAATCgtatcattgtgtcttcatgattAGGAGAGAGGAGAATTATGCTCGCACGACCCGTGATGTCATATTAGGTAGCACGGAGTATTTATAAGAACATCCTTATAGAAATTGAAAAGTACATTCAAATCTTTGGGGTACCGAAGCCTTCTTCCTCTTGCATCCATTGGCGGCGCCCCGTGAGCAAAGTTCGTTGCCGTTTTCTGGGTCTCTGTCTCGGTGAAGAAAACTTGTTTAAACCTAGGAGCTTGTGGAAACAATGGTCTGGAAATCGTCGATGCAAACCTAAAGATGCTGATGACCACAATTAGCGTAGCAAATCGTTAGCCAGGGGAAGAAAACGTCATATAGGGCCTGTATAACGATGTAGGTCTTGTCACAACTCTTCGACGCTCTCCGACGAGGACAAAACCGACTAACCTTTATCGATCAGAACTGAAGCCGAAGGACCAAGACGGAATCGGAGGGGACGGCCTAATTTAGATTTTCGGTGTGCTCAAGCTTTCcctattactccctccattcctttaTATTAGGTGTATTTGTTTTTTGGTAAAATTCCACAATATAAGGTGCATTTGTTCTAATTCCTCGTGATTCCGTTATTGACCCTCCAGAAAAAGGAAAGTATCTCCCACCTAATTGCATGTATCTCTCCTTGTACAGAAAAAAGGAAACTATATCTCTCCCGATTGCATGTACTTGTTTCTTTCCTAGCCCAAATGATTTACTTGCCGCTAATAAATGAATTGGACAAGGGTAATTGCATGTATTTGTTTCTTTCCTAGCCCAAATGATTTACTTGGCGCTAATAAATGAATTGGACAAGGGTAATTTCATCCTAAATTGTCTATAATTATGTACCTTGGTCATCGTGCCAAaaatatgaaggaaatatgccctagaggcaataataaagttactatttatttcctcatatcatgataaatgtttattattcatgctagaattgtattaaccggaaacataatacatgtgtgaatacatagacaaacatagtgtcactagtatgcctctacttgactagctcgttgatcaaagatggttgagtttcttaaccatagacatgagttgtcatttaattaacgggatcacatcattaggagaatgatgtgattgacttaacccattccgttagcttagcacttgatcgtttagtttactgttattgctttcttcatgacttatacatgttcctgtgactatgagattatgcaactcccgattaccggaggaacactttgtgtgctaccaaacgtcacaacgtaactgggtgattataaaggtgctctacaggtgtctctgatggtgttcgtggagttggcatagatcaagactaggatttgtcactccgattgtcggagatgtatctctgggccctctcggtaatgcacatcactataagccttgcaagcaatgtgactaatgagttagttacgggatgatgcattatggaacgagtaaagagacttgccggtaacgagattgagctaggtattgagataccgacgatcgaatctcgagcaagtaacctaccgatgacaaagggaacaacgtatgttgttatgtggtttgaccgataaagatcttcgtagaatatgtataaaccaatatgagcatccagattccgctactggttattgaccggagacgtgtctcggtcatgtctacatagttctcgaacccgtagagtccgcacgcttaaagttctgtgacgatcggtgttttgagtttatatgttttgatgtaccgaaggtagttcggagtcccggatatgatcacggacatgacgaggagtctcgaaatggtcgagacgtaaagatcgatatattggacaactatgtttggacaccggaagtgtttcgggaggtttcggacatttaccggagtaccggggggttaccggaaccccccggggag
This genomic window from Aegilops tauschii subsp. strangulata cultivar AL8/78 chromosome 4, Aet v6.0, whole genome shotgun sequence contains:
- the LOC109770353 gene encoding CBL-interacting protein kinase 15, whose amino-acid sequence is MQLEAMANRGKILMERYELGRLLGKGTFGKVHYARSLESNRSVAIKMLDKEKVLKVGLSEQIRREVTTMRLVAHKNIVQLHEVMATRNKIYFVMEYVKGGELFDKVAKSGKLTEGAAHKYFQQLISAVDYCHSQGVYHRDLKLENLLLDENENLKVSDFGLSALSESKRQDGLLHTTCGTPAYVAPEVISKTGYDGAKSDIWSCGVILFVLVAGYLPFHGSNLMDMYRKIEQGDFRCPGWFSHKLQKLLLKILDPNPSTRASIQKIKESTWFRKGPRGTLAVKERTPSENVITNAPPTAGVRPRKNTHEDVKPLMVTNLNAFEIISFSTGFDLSGLFIQEDCRKETRFTSDKPASTIISKLEYVAKALNLRVRKKDNGVVKMQARKEGRNGAVQLDMEIFEITPSHHLIEMKQTSGDPLEYRELLEDIRPALKDIVWAWHGDDHQQQLE